The genome window GCCATGCGCATCTGGCTTGACCCTTACAAGCTGGCCTCTTTTTCACTACAGCCTTCGGATGTCTCCGCCGCGATTCAGTCGCAAAATATTCAAATTTCCGCAGGTAAAATCGGCGGGCTTCCTTCGCCGGATAATCAGCAGCTGACCGCGACCGTACGCGCGCAGTCACGCCTGCAAACGCCGGAGCAGTTTCGCAATATCATTGTAAAAAGCGATCGGAACGGTGCGATTGTGCGCGTGGGAGATGTGGCGCGGGTTGAGTTGGGCAGTGAATCTTATGATATGTCCACCCGCCTGAATGGTTATCCCGCTGCGGGTATTGGCGTGATGCTGGCGCCGGGCGCTAACGCGCTTGATACTGCCACGCTGGTCAAACAGAAGGTGGAAGAGTATCGGCATTCGATGCCAGCCGGTTATGAAGTAGCTTACGCGCTGGACAGTACCGACTTTATTAAAATCTCTGTTAAGGATGTGGTGGTTACCCTGATTGAAGCGATCGTGCTGGTGATCGTGGTGATGTATCTGTTTTTGCAGAATATCCGGGCAACCATTATTCCTGCGCTGGCGGTGCCGGTGGTGCTGTTGGGGACGTTCGGCGTACTGGCGATTTCTGGCTATACCATCAATACCCTGACGCTGTTTGCTATGGTGCTGGCTATCGGGTTGCTGGTGGACGATGCCATTGTGGTGGTAGAAAACGTCGAGCGTATTATGCATGACGAAGGGCTACCGGCGCGGGAAGCCACTGAAAAGTCGATGGGAGAGATCTCCGGCGCGCTGGTTGCCATCGCGTTGGTGCTTTCTGCCGTGTTTCTGCCGATGGCGTTTTTTGCCGGTTCGACCGGTGTTATCTACCGTCAGTTTTCTGTCACCATTATTGCCGCCATGACCCTTTCCGTGGTGGTAGCGCTGACGCTGACGCCTGCGCTTTGCGGCATGCTGCTCAAGCCGGTAAAACCGCACCGGCGAGGCTTTTTTGGCGGATTTAACCGTTTTTATCAGGCTACCGAACGTAAATATCGCCATAAAATTCTGGGGACGTTACGTCGTCCGCTTATCATGATGGCGCTGTATGGTGCGATGGGGCTGGTGCTCTTTGTGCTGTTTACCCGCCTGCCGGGAAGCTTCCTGCCCACGGAGGATCAGGGCAGCATTATGTTGCAGGCAACGTTGCCGGCTGGCGCAACCTCGAACCGTACTGAAGCAGTTAATCAGCAGATTATCGACTGGTTCCTCAAGGAAGAAAAAGAGAATGTTGATGTGATATTTACCATTAACGGCTTTAACTTCAGCGGCGCGGCGCAAAATGCCGGAATGGCTTTTATCAAATTAAAAAACTGGGAAGAGCGAGAAGGGGCGGCTAACTCCGCCGAGGCGATTGCCGGCCGCGCCACGGCAGCACTCTCATCGATTCGTGATGCTCAGGTGTTTGCCCTGACTCCGCCTTCCGTACCGGGGATGGGGCAAAACAACGGTTTCACCTATGAGCTGCTGGCCAGCGGTGGAACCACCCGCAGTGAACTGGAATCGCTACGCGACCAGCTACTGCAAAAAGCGGCACAAAGCCCGGAGCTGATTGCCGTCAGGGCGAATATTCTGCCGCAGACGCCGCAGTTGCAGATTGATATTGATACCAGTAAAGCGGTGGCGCTGGGCCTGCAACTGGATGATGTGACCAGCACCCTTACCAGCGCCTGGGGCGGCGCCTATATCAATGACTTTATTGACCGGGGACGGGTAAAGCGGGTTTACCTGCAGGCCGACGCGCCTTATCGCTCTTCGCCTTCCGATTTAAACAACTGGTATATCCGCAATGCGGATAACGGTATGACACCTTTCTCCGCTATCGCTTCGACGCGCTGGACCATGGGGCCGGAAGCCCTTAATCGTTATAACGGTTCCGCCTCGTTTGAAATCCAGGGGCAGAACGCCGAAGGTTACAGTTCCGGTGATGCGATGGATACCATGGAGCGGCTGGCACGTGAGCTGCCTTCTGGCACCACAGGCGCCTGGAGCGGCCTTTCGCTGCAGGAGAAGCAGGCGGGCGGGCAATCAACCGCGCTGTACGCTATCTCTGTTCTGGTGGTATTCCTTTGCCTTGCGGCGCTGTATGAGAGCTGGTCTATTCCGTTTTCTGTGCTGCTGGCGGTGCCGCTGGGCGTTCTGGGCACTTTGCTGGCCGTGTCGCTGCGCGGGCTGAGCAACGATATCTATTTTCAGGTTGCGCTGTTGACCACGGTTGGCCTTACCTCCAAAAACGCAATTTTGATCATCGAGTTTGCTGAAGATGCGGTAAAACAGGGACGCTCGCTGAGCGCGGCGGCGTTGCAGGCGGCACGCACCCGTCTGCGCCCGATTATCATGACTTCACTGGCCTTTATTGCAGGCGTGACGCCGCTGGCGGTTGCGACCGGAGCAGGGGCCAACAGCCGTATCGCGATTGGTACCGGTATTATCGGCGGCACGCTGGCAGGCACGGTGCTGGCGCTGTTTTTTGTACCGTTGTTTTTCGTGCTGGTGAAGCGGTATCTGACAAGTCATCGTTCTGCGAATAAGCAGAGCACCAAATCCTCTTCCCGTCATTAAGCTGTTTTCACTGCCCGTGGCCTGGCGCCCGGGCGGTAACAAGCGCGTAAGGTTAAGGCTGCGTCGGGTTGGTATGGACTGAGCAAGAAAAAAGGCTACGCTTTGGCGTAGCCTGAATCACTAATCCTAACCACTATCAAAGCGTTTTAATGATCCTGCGTTTATTCTTCATCGCGCTCTTTGGTTGCTCTTTGACGCGCATAAAACTCATCTTCTGCCGCAATAATTTCGTCCATCAGTGAGTCCACATCTACTGTATGCGTTTCTTCAACGAAGAGACCGGTTAGCGGCGTATCTGGTGTCAATTTACCGTCTTCATATAACATCCAGATCTCTTTTGCATAACGTGTTTGCAGGAGATGTGGAGCAAACTGACCGTAGTAAGCGGTTATATTATTAACGTCACGTTCAAACATCGATTGAGCATGATTGTTTGCGGCGGCGTCTACTGCTTGCGGCAGGTCAATAATTACTGGCCCCTGGGCATCAAGCAAGACATTAAACTCTGATAAATCACCATGAACGATGCCTGCACATAACATGCGGACAATATTGCGGATCATGGTATTAAAATCAGCAATCGCATTTTCTTCTGTCAGCCTTACATCGCTAAGACGTGGAGCAACCCTTCCGTCATCATCCGTGATCAGTTCCATCAGTAACACACCGTCAATACAAATATGGGGTTGTGGTACACGTACCCCAGCATTAGCAAGACGGAACAACGCATCGACCTCTGCCGTTTGCCAGGTCTCTTCCTGTTGCTTACGTCCGAACTTTGACCCTTTTTGCATTGCACGGGTATTACGTGTATTACGGACTTTGCGCCCTTCCTGGTATTGCACGGCCTGCTTAAAACTACGTTGCGTTGCTTCTTTGTACACTTTGGCGCAATGGATCTTGCCGCCACATAAGACCGTGTAAACGTCTGCTTCCTTGCCGCTTTTCAGCCGTTGGAGCACTTCGTCTATGAGTCCATCATCAACCAGGGGTTGGATTCTGTTTGGGATTTTCATGCGGCTTTATACCTTATTTCAGCCTTTTTCGTATCAATAACACCGACGGCAATACTGGGAAAAATGGGCAGAGTTTGAATAAATGTTTGAATTTTAGCGGAAAAACCTTCCTGAGTTATCTTTCATGCTGTTCACTTTTCCTGTTTGACACGTAGTACAGCCGGTTAATCGGTGAAGGGCAGGTATAAGGTTAAGTATAACATTCATCGTCGGCGAAGCGTGGCCGTTAAATGAAGCGCGGTATCAGCTGACGCGCAATAATGACCAGTATCGGGAGGCGGATGTTCGATAAAATGAACTAAAGGCTGCTTATGTGTCCGCGTCCGGAACCTGACAGTAAAATAGAGAAACGGACCTTTAATTTGAAGCGAAGAATATCGAAGTCAGTTGTTGGATGTCAGTTCCGGAGTTATCGGTTAGAAACTAAGGGTGATAAAAAGCCCGGAAAATTTCCAGGCTGCACCTAACTCATTTATAAATGCTGCGGTAAAGATTACTCGACGATCACGACGATTTTGCCTACCTGACCATTTGCTTCCATATGGCGCTGTGCGTCTGCAATCTCTTCGAGCGGGAACGTTTTATCGATGACCGGCTTCAGTTTTCCGGCTCGTAAACCTTCAGTGACGAAGGATTTTGCGCGCGCCATTTTTTCAGAGTCCGTCGTGATTTCAAACAGCTCATACCCACGCAGAGTGAGATGCTTACCGAGAATATCAAATACAGGCACAAGCATGTCACGGCTGTCGAGCGCGCCATACTGGAAGAACATGCCCTGCGGTGCCATCACCTGAGTCAGTTTTGCCACGTCCGGGCCGCCGACGGGGTCAAAAACAATATGAGCGCCCGCGCCATCTGTTGCACGATTGATTTCAGCAACCATATCCTGCTCCGCAGTAGCAATGACGGCGGCTGCACCGGCTTTCAGGAGCATTTCGCTTTTTTCAGCGGTGCGCGTAAGCGCGATGGGTTTTGCACCCAGCATGTTAGCTATCTGTATGGCAGCCAGGCCCACGCTGCTTGATGCTGCACGGATCACGACATTCTGACCAGCCTGAAGGTTGCCATATTCAACCAGCGCACCATAAGCGGTGACATACATCATCCAGCTTGCGGCAGCTTCCTCGAAAGAAAGGTTTTCAGGATGCTTCACGACAGCGTGCACCGGTGCGTTGACCAGTTCGCCATACATGCCATATTCATTAAACATAAATGAAGGTATCACGCTTACCAGATCTCCACTGGCAAACTCTTCAACATCCTCACCTACAGCCTGAACAACGCCAGCCGCTTCATAACCAAGACGTGCCGGAAATTCCGGCTCAATAACATACTGGCCGTTGCGGTACATGATTTCTGCACGGTTGAGACCAATCGCATGTACGCGAATCTGCACTTCACCCGCTGCCGGCGCGGGCACCTGTATATCAACAATTTCCAGCACTTCCGGACCACCGGTGCGGTTAAAGGTAACAACTTTAGACATATTCAGCTCTCGTCAGTTAACGGCACTCCTTCAGAATAATGTCGAAGGGACGCCCGAATCATTTGTGAATAATCTACGTTGTTATCAACGCATCAGAAATAGCCGACAGGGAACTTCAGTATTAATTATCCATTAACAATCCGTCTGCTTCAGCGGAGTTGCGTGGCCAGAACCTCACTGAACCAGTCGATAAAGACACGCACTTTTGGAGAAAGGTAGCGCCTGTCCGGATACATCACTGACACCGGCTTTGATACCGATGGGTATTGCGTCAGAATCTCTTCAAGAGCGCCGGAAGCAATATGGGGCGCAACGGCATCAAAGGTGGCCTGGATAATGCCTAAACCAGCCAGGCCACAGGAAAGCAGAATATCGGAATTATCAACCAGCAGGCTGCTCGCAGGACGCAGCGAAACAATGCTCCCGTCTTCGATAAACTTCCATTCCATGACGTCACGACTGTGGTCGCTAAAAAAGTTGATTGCCCGATGCTTATCCAGATCCGCAAGTGTTTCCGGCTGACCGTGCTGCTGCAGATAAGACGGGGCTGCACAGGTAACCATTCTGATGTTACCAAGAC of Pantoea alhagi contains these proteins:
- a CDS encoding efflux RND transporter permease subunit, coding for MFSRFFIYRPVFAWVIAILIMLLGALSITQLPVEQYPDVAPPSVNISATYTGASAETLENSVTQVIEQQLTGLDNLLYFTSSSSSRGSVTVTVTFSQGTDPDTAQVQVQNKVQQALSRLPSEVQQLGVTVTKSQSNFLLVMGLYDTSNKSSSNDIGDWLVSNMQEPLARTEGVGNIQVFGGQYAMRIWLDPYKLASFSLQPSDVSAAIQSQNIQISAGKIGGLPSPDNQQLTATVRAQSRLQTPEQFRNIIVKSDRNGAIVRVGDVARVELGSESYDMSTRLNGYPAAGIGVMLAPGANALDTATLVKQKVEEYRHSMPAGYEVAYALDSTDFIKISVKDVVVTLIEAIVLVIVVMYLFLQNIRATIIPALAVPVVLLGTFGVLAISGYTINTLTLFAMVLAIGLLVDDAIVVVENVERIMHDEGLPAREATEKSMGEISGALVAIALVLSAVFLPMAFFAGSTGVIYRQFSVTIIAAMTLSVVVALTLTPALCGMLLKPVKPHRRGFFGGFNRFYQATERKYRHKILGTLRRPLIMMALYGAMGLVLFVLFTRLPGSFLPTEDQGSIMLQATLPAGATSNRTEAVNQQIIDWFLKEEKENVDVIFTINGFNFSGAAQNAGMAFIKLKNWEEREGAANSAEAIAGRATAALSSIRDAQVFALTPPSVPGMGQNNGFTYELLASGGTTRSELESLRDQLLQKAAQSPELIAVRANILPQTPQLQIDIDTSKAVALGLQLDDVTSTLTSAWGGAYINDFIDRGRVKRVYLQADAPYRSSPSDLNNWYIRNADNGMTPFSAIASTRWTMGPEALNRYNGSASFEIQGQNAEGYSSGDAMDTMERLARELPSGTTGAWSGLSLQEKQAGGQSTALYAISVLVVFLCLAALYESWSIPFSVLLAVPLGVLGTLLAVSLRGLSNDIYFQVALLTTVGLTSKNAILIIEFAEDAVKQGRSLSAAALQAARTRLRPIIMTSLAFIAGVTPLAVATGAGANSRIAIGTGIIGGTLAGTVLALFFVPLFFVLVKRYLTSHRSANKQSTKSSSRH
- a CDS encoding PA4780 family RIO1-like protein kinase translates to MKIPNRIQPLVDDGLIDEVLQRLKSGKEADVYTVLCGGKIHCAKVYKEATQRSFKQAVQYQEGRKVRNTRNTRAMQKGSKFGRKQQEETWQTAEVDALFRLANAGVRVPQPHICIDGVLLMELITDDDGRVAPRLSDVRLTEENAIADFNTMIRNIVRMLCAGIVHGDLSEFNVLLDAQGPVIIDLPQAVDAAANNHAQSMFERDVNNITAYYGQFAPHLLQTRYAKEIWMLYEDGKLTPDTPLTGLFVEETHTVDVDSLMDEIIAAEDEFYARQRATKERDEE
- a CDS encoding zinc-dependent alcohol dehydrogenase family protein, whose translation is MSKVVTFNRTGGPEVLEIVDIQVPAPAAGEVQIRVHAIGLNRAEIMYRNGQYVIEPEFPARLGYEAAGVVQAVGEDVEEFASGDLVSVIPSFMFNEYGMYGELVNAPVHAVVKHPENLSFEEAAASWMMYVTAYGALVEYGNLQAGQNVVIRAASSSVGLAAIQIANMLGAKPIALTRTAEKSEMLLKAGAAAVIATAEQDMVAEINRATDGAGAHIVFDPVGGPDVAKLTQVMAPQGMFFQYGALDSRDMLVPVFDILGKHLTLRGYELFEITTDSEKMARAKSFVTEGLRAGKLKPVIDKTFPLEEIADAQRHMEANGQVGKIVVIVE